GAAGCCATTGCAGATGAACTGGAAGACCCTTTTGGCATACAGCCGAATGATCTGGCGCTGGATGCGATGGCGCAAATGATAGAAAATACCTTACTGGAATTGGATAACAGAAAAATACAACCGGTTCCGAAAACGTCCGGTTATTATATTACATAGTGATTACATCTCAATTTTAAAAGTATATTATGGAAGCAATTAAACCATTGGTTATTATTACCGGGGCAAGCTCCGGAATTGGCGCCGCTACGGCACGACTATTTTCGTCCAAAGGGCATGCGCTGCTTTTATTGGCAAGAAGACTGGAAAACCTGACCGCTTTAAACTTACCCAATACGTTGTGTAAAAAAGTCGACATAACCGATTTTAAAGCATTACAGGAAGCCGTTGCGGAAGCCGAGGCAAAATTCGGACCGGCGGATGCCATTGTAAACAATGCCGGAATGATGCTGCTCGGCGATATTGCGGTTCAGAATCCGGAAGAATGGAAAGCCATGTTTGATGTAAACATACTGGGACTGCTAAACGGGATGCAGGCCGTATTGCCTCAGATGAAAGAAAGGCAGCACGGCACCATTATTAACATCAGTTCTATTGCCGGCAGAAAAACATTTCCGAATCATGCGGCCTACTGCGGTACCAAATTTGGCGTTCATGCCATTACCGAAAACGTTAGGGAAGAAGTCGCCGGTTTTAATGTCCGCCTGGTAACCATAGCGCCCGGAGCGGTAGAAACGGAACTACTGTCGCATACCACTTCCGAAACGATAAAAGACGGTTACAACGAATGGAAAGCCACTATGGGAAGTGTTCTGGATCCTCAAACAATCGCAGATGCGATCTGGTATGCCTATAACCAGCCGCAGGGAGTGAACATCAGGGAAATCGTATTGGCAGCTACAAAACAGCAAACGTAAAATGAAGTTGTGATTTACAGCTATGCGTATAAAAAAAGAGGGTTCATCCCTCTTTTTTTTATATTATTCCACACACTTCAGATATCTTATAAAGTATTCCTCGGGATTGTAAACGGCTTCCTTAAAATTTTCCGATTTGATCTCTTTCGGTAAAACATAATCGATGGTTTCCGTTGTGAATTTTATCCGCATCAGCGTAACCGGGTATTTTTTTAAATCTTCATAGCCGTCTTTGCTGAATAAAAAATAGCTGTTCAGGATCGAGATGTTATCTTTTTCAGCAGAATTATAACTCAAATTACTGCATACTTCTTCCGAGCTGTTAATAAGCGTTACAATCTTGCCGTTAGCAAGCTGTAAAAAAATTCTGGAAGCCTGATTCAGGCAGCTCGCTTTAATAAAGTCCTTGCTTTTTCGTAATAATTGCAGGCTCAGATAGGGTGTTTCATCGGAATTTACCAATGAAAAGAACACAAAAGTAGATGTGGTCCCGAATACACTTTCATGAATTAAATAATCCGGTGTTTTTTTGATTAAAGTCGAGTCTGTTTTTTCGTTGTAATCATATTCGCAGGTAAAGGTTTGCGAATAGGACACAAAGGATATTACCAATAAAAGGCTTAAAAAAACTTTTTTCATTGTTGCATTTAAATTTTGCTGCAAAATACTATAATTTTTTCATTGTTACTATTGGTGGTAAAGAAACAATAGGTATCACCACCCTCTTTAATTTTCCATTTTTTGCGCAGCTCTTCAACCGAAAGCGGGAA
This region of Flavobacterium inviolabile genomic DNA includes:
- a CDS encoding SDR family oxidoreductase codes for the protein MEAIKPLVIITGASSGIGAATARLFSSKGHALLLLARRLENLTALNLPNTLCKKVDITDFKALQEAVAEAEAKFGPADAIVNNAGMMLLGDIAVQNPEEWKAMFDVNILGLLNGMQAVLPQMKERQHGTIINISSIAGRKTFPNHAAYCGTKFGVHAITENVREEVAGFNVRLVTIAPGAVETELLSHTTSETIKDGYNEWKATMGSVLDPQTIADAIWYAYNQPQGVNIREIVLAATKQQT